The Vibrio agarivorans genome window below encodes:
- the gluQRS gene encoding tRNA glutamyl-Q(34) synthetase GluQRS — protein sequence MTQYIGRFAPSPSGPLHFGSLMAALGSYFQAKSQQGQWLVRIEDLDPPREQLGAADSILRTLENYQLHWDGNVVYQSHRHDLYQTQIELWLSSGEAYYCQCTRKQIKAMGGFYNGHCKPLNHQDPAGCAVRLHIDQPVTEFTDLKHGQITLPQALAEEDFIIKRRDGLYAYNLAVVLDDIDQGVTEVVRGADLIEPTGRQMSLYHQLKQPTVSYLHLPLALDENGNKLSKQNHAPAIDELDTQATLLRAMHCLGFAIEPSLKDGTIEEIIQWGVQHWTISQLPESTEITPRFSNGSV from the coding sequence ATGACACAGTATATTGGTCGTTTCGCCCCCTCTCCGTCTGGCCCGCTCCACTTTGGCTCACTGATGGCTGCGCTGGGCAGTTACTTTCAAGCCAAGTCACAGCAAGGCCAGTGGCTGGTAAGAATAGAAGATCTCGACCCACCAAGAGAACAACTTGGTGCGGCAGACTCGATACTGCGAACGCTCGAGAACTATCAACTCCATTGGGATGGCAACGTGGTTTATCAAAGCCATCGCCATGACCTTTACCAGACGCAAATTGAACTGTGGTTATCAAGTGGTGAAGCTTACTATTGCCAATGTACACGCAAACAAATCAAAGCCATGGGTGGCTTTTACAACGGCCACTGCAAGCCACTTAACCACCAAGACCCAGCGGGGTGCGCAGTCCGTCTGCATATTGATCAACCTGTGACAGAGTTTACTGACCTTAAACATGGTCAAATTACGCTGCCGCAAGCATTGGCAGAAGAAGATTTTATCATCAAGCGCCGTGATGGCTTATACGCCTACAACCTAGCGGTCGTCCTTGATGATATCGACCAAGGCGTTACCGAAGTGGTTCGTGGTGCCGACCTGATTGAGCCTACGGGTCGACAAATGTCACTGTATCATCAATTAAAACAGCCGACCGTCAGCTATCTACACCTGCCGCTCGCCCTCGATGAAAATGGCAACAAACTGTCGAAACAAAACCACGCACCGGCGATTGATGAGCTTGATACACAAGCAACATTATTACGCGCAATGCACTGTTTGGGCTTTGCCATTGAACCGTCACTCAAGGATGGGACGATAGAAGAAATCATCCAATGGGGCGTTCAACATTGGACGATCTCACAGCTTCCAGAATCGACAGAAATCACACCAAGATTCTCAAATGGCTCGGTCTAG
- the dksA gene encoding RNA polymerase-binding protein DksA, with the protein MPESKKKALGILAIAGVEPYQEKAGEEYMSPEQLAHFEVILKAWRDQLRHEVDRTVHHMQDEAANFPDPVDRASQEEEFSLELRNRDRERRLIKKIEKTLNKIEEDDFGFCESCGIEIGIRRLEARPTADLCIDCKTLAEIKERQMQG; encoded by the coding sequence ATGCCAGAATCTAAGAAAAAAGCGCTAGGCATCCTAGCTATTGCTGGAGTTGAGCCGTACCAAGAAAAAGCAGGTGAAGAGTATATGTCACCTGAGCAGTTGGCTCACTTTGAAGTAATTTTGAAAGCTTGGCGCGACCAGTTACGTCATGAAGTTGACCGCACTGTTCACCACATGCAGGACGAAGCAGCAAACTTCCCAGATCCTGTTGACCGTGCTTCTCAGGAAGAAGAGTTCAGTCTTGAGCTTCGCAACCGAGATCGCGAACGTCGTCTAATCAAGAAAATTGAGAAGACACTCAACAAAATCGAAGAAGATGATTTCGGTTTCTGTGAGTCTTGCGGCATTGAGATCGGCATTCGCCGTCTTGAAGCACGCCCAACGGCTGATCTTTGTATCGACTGTAAAACACTTGCAGAGATCAAAGAGCGTCAAATGCAAGGTTAA
- the hrpB gene encoding ATP-dependent helicase HrpB: MSQLPINQVLPQLLQAVEKHAQVILKAAPGAGKSTYFPLKLLEQHQGSGKIIMLEPRRLAAKSIAHYIAQQCGEAVGHRVGYRIKGESKSSSSTKLEIVTEGILTRMIQSDPELTDVDIILFDEFHERSLHADTALALSLEIQAALRDDLTLVVMSATLDDQALKLLLPEAEYIESQGRQYPVDHSYRPLSQNERLPAVMSAQIQHLMATQSGSLLAFLPGVAAIKQVEGLLRDGLPLDENIDVFPLHGALDFKQQQAAIAPCQNGRRKVVLATNIAETSLTIEGIRMVVDSGFERVARFDLSTGMTRLEQQRIAQSSAQQRSGRAGRLEAGLCLRLYSESQLNQQPMVASPDILHSDLAPLAMELLNWGTQDAADLQWLDLPPAAAMNQAFGLLCSLGLIDASHRLTTMGKSAYQLGLEPRLASMLLQSERLGAKHLTAAIVAAALIEELERNVTDLAYSLHRLQSGRHDRQALVRKRIDGLARKFKMQVDIKLIAEESIGEVLALGYPDRIAQRRSKLTQDFRLANGHGAQVYDQSLFQHQDYLVAIDVLRSLGKPSVIQAACALDIESLQQNAPMLFEQREQVDWSDSKGRLLAEKQIKIGQLVIAREALPEPDQSQMAQALLSYVQRKGLDILHWDEPAQQLYQRILCAIDWLPEQSWPLMDKQSLTDDIESWLLPYLNEVNSVKQLSRVDVSQALLARLGWPLNQHLDKWVPKGLTLPTGRSQRLHYQQGKEPMLSVRLQEMFGEPQSPTVALGKVAVVIELLSPAQRPLQVTKDLAGFWSGSYREVQKEMKGRYPKHVWPDDPAQHQATTKTKRQLGK, encoded by the coding sequence TTGTCACAACTACCCATCAATCAGGTTTTACCTCAGCTACTTCAAGCGGTTGAAAAGCACGCTCAAGTGATCTTAAAAGCCGCGCCAGGCGCAGGTAAATCCACTTACTTCCCGTTAAAACTCCTCGAGCAGCATCAAGGCAGTGGCAAGATCATTATGCTTGAGCCTCGTCGATTAGCAGCGAAAAGCATTGCTCACTATATTGCCCAGCAATGTGGTGAAGCTGTGGGGCATCGTGTGGGCTATCGAATCAAAGGTGAGAGTAAGTCGAGTAGCAGCACAAAACTCGAGATAGTGACCGAAGGGATTTTGACCCGCATGATCCAGTCTGATCCTGAGCTGACGGATGTGGATATTATTCTGTTTGATGAGTTTCACGAACGCAGTCTTCACGCTGACACGGCATTAGCGTTGAGTCTTGAGATACAAGCGGCTCTGCGTGATGACTTAACGCTGGTGGTGATGTCAGCGACATTGGATGACCAAGCGCTGAAGCTGCTGTTGCCAGAGGCGGAGTATATTGAATCACAAGGTCGGCAATACCCGGTCGACCACAGCTACCGCCCCTTATCACAAAATGAACGCCTTCCCGCGGTGATGAGTGCGCAAATTCAGCATCTTATGGCAACCCAAAGTGGATCTCTTTTGGCATTTCTGCCTGGTGTTGCCGCCATTAAGCAAGTCGAGGGTTTGTTGAGAGATGGGCTGCCGCTCGATGAGAATATCGACGTATTTCCATTGCATGGCGCGCTGGACTTTAAGCAGCAGCAAGCGGCGATTGCTCCCTGTCAAAATGGTCGGCGAAAAGTAGTCTTGGCCACCAATATAGCTGAGACCTCGCTGACGATTGAAGGCATCCGCATGGTGGTGGACTCTGGGTTCGAGCGAGTGGCTCGTTTTGACTTATCCACCGGAATGACACGTCTTGAGCAGCAAAGGATTGCGCAATCTTCGGCGCAGCAGCGCAGTGGTCGAGCAGGACGCCTAGAGGCGGGCTTATGTCTGCGCCTCTACTCGGAATCGCAACTCAACCAGCAGCCTATGGTGGCAAGTCCAGATATTCTGCACTCTGATCTTGCTCCTTTAGCGATGGAGTTACTCAACTGGGGGACACAAGACGCCGCAGATCTTCAGTGGCTAGATTTACCGCCGGCGGCGGCGATGAATCAAGCTTTTGGCCTACTGTGTTCCTTAGGCTTGATAGATGCATCTCATCGTTTAACCACCATGGGAAAAAGTGCCTATCAATTGGGTTTAGAGCCTCGTTTGGCGAGCATGCTATTACAATCTGAGCGCTTAGGAGCGAAACACCTAACCGCAGCGATAGTGGCGGCGGCACTGATTGAAGAGCTAGAGCGTAATGTCACGGATTTAGCATACTCATTGCACCGATTGCAATCAGGACGGCATGATCGTCAAGCGCTGGTGCGCAAGCGTATTGATGGCTTAGCACGTAAGTTCAAGATGCAAGTGGATATAAAGCTTATTGCTGAGGAGAGTATCGGTGAAGTTCTCGCGCTTGGCTATCCTGATCGCATAGCTCAACGCCGCTCAAAACTGACGCAAGATTTTCGCCTTGCGAATGGTCATGGCGCGCAAGTCTATGACCAATCGCTGTTTCAGCACCAAGATTATCTCGTAGCCATTGATGTATTGCGCTCTTTGGGTAAACCGAGCGTGATTCAAGCCGCTTGTGCGCTAGATATTGAATCCTTACAGCAAAATGCGCCAATGTTATTTGAACAGCGAGAGCAAGTGGACTGGAGCGACTCGAAAGGGCGCTTGCTGGCTGAAAAACAGATAAAGATTGGTCAGTTAGTGATTGCGAGAGAGGCCCTACCGGAGCCCGACCAAAGTCAAATGGCTCAAGCGCTGCTTAGCTACGTGCAACGTAAAGGGCTAGATATCTTGCATTGGGATGAGCCAGCACAGCAGCTCTACCAGAGAATTCTGTGCGCTATTGATTGGCTGCCAGAGCAATCTTGGCCATTGATGGATAAACAATCACTCACGGATGACATTGAGAGCTGGTTATTACCCTACCTTAATGAAGTGAATAGTGTGAAGCAGTTGAGTCGAGTCGATGTTTCGCAGGCGCTACTAGCTCGTTTGGGGTGGCCTTTGAATCAACATCTTGATAAATGGGTGCCTAAAGGGCTGACATTGCCAACGGGGCGCTCGCAGCGCTTACACTATCAGCAAGGTAAGGAGCCAATGCTGTCGGTACGACTGCAAGAGATGTTTGGTGAGCCACAATCGCCGACAGTTGCGTTGGGTAAAGTGGCGGTGGTGATTGAATTGTTATCGCCTGCTCAACGCCCACTGCAGGTGACGAAAGATCTCGCAGGTTTTTGGTCTGGTTCGTACCGTGAAGTACAAAAAGAGATGAAGGGACGCTACCCGAAGCACGTTTGGCCGGATGATCCCGCTCAGCATCAAGCGACAACCAAAACCAAACGCCAGCTCGGAAAATAA
- the sfsA gene encoding DNA/RNA nuclease SfsA — protein sequence MKFDPKLESATLIKRYKRFLANITLPDGSMRTIHCANTGAMTGCADEGDTIWFSTSDNPKRKYPNSWELTQKPNGNVIAINTIRANQLAVEAINNGVITELQGYETLRTEVKYGQESSKIDILLEDNQRPSCYIEVKSVTLLDSEQNGQGYFPDAVTTRGQKHLRELIEVANSGQRAVLLFTILHSGIEKVSAAHHIDAKYDLLLKQAQAAGVEVLCYKAQLSPQTIQLQKAIEFINSEH from the coding sequence ATGAAATTTGACCCAAAACTCGAATCAGCCACCTTGATAAAGCGCTACAAGCGTTTTCTCGCCAACATCACCCTGCCTGATGGCTCTATGCGTACGATACACTGTGCGAACACTGGGGCAATGACAGGGTGTGCCGATGAGGGTGACACCATCTGGTTCTCAACCTCAGACAACCCGAAGCGAAAATATCCAAATAGTTGGGAGCTAACACAAAAGCCCAATGGCAATGTCATTGCGATTAACACCATTCGCGCCAACCAACTGGCGGTTGAAGCGATAAACAATGGCGTCATTACTGAGCTGCAAGGTTATGAGACACTGCGAACAGAAGTAAAATATGGTCAAGAGAGTAGTAAAATTGACATATTACTCGAAGATAATCAGCGCCCTTCGTGCTATATCGAGGTCAAGAGTGTCACACTGCTCGACAGTGAACAGAACGGTCAAGGTTACTTCCCTGATGCCGTCACCACTCGTGGGCAAAAACACCTTCGAGAGCTTATTGAGGTCGCAAATTCAGGCCAAAGGGCAGTATTGTTGTTCACTATTTTGCATTCAGGTATTGAAAAAGTGTCTGCTGCCCACCATATAGACGCGAAATATGACCTTTTATTGAAACAAGCACAAGCCGCAGGCGTAGAAGTACTGTGCTACAAAGCACAACTTTCACCGCAGACGATTCAGTTACAAAAGGCAATAGAATTTATTAATTCTGAGCATTAA